Proteins from one Oncorhynchus masou masou isolate Uvic2021 chromosome 12, UVic_Omas_1.1, whole genome shotgun sequence genomic window:
- the LOC135549792 gene encoding large ribosomal subunit protein eL15, with protein MGAYKYMQELWRKKQSDVMRFLLRVRCWQYRQLSGLHRAPRPTRPDKARRLGYKCKQGYVIYRVRVRRGGRKRPVPKGATYGKPVHHGVNQIKFARSLQSTAEERAGRHCGGLRVLASYWVGEDSTYKFFEVILIDTFHKTIRRNPDTQWITRPVHKHREMRGLTSAGKKSRGLGKGHKFHLTMGGSRRAAWKRRNTLQLHRYR; from the exons ATGGGAGCGTACAAATATATGCAGGAGCTATGGCGCAAGAAGCAGTCCGACGTGATGCGCTTCCTCCTGCGCGTCCGTTGCTGGCAGTACCGTCAGCTCTCTGGTCTCCACCGTGCGCCTAGACCCACCAGACCCGATAAGGCCCGCAGACTAGGGTACAAGTGCAAACAAG GCTACGTCATCTACCGTGTCCGCGTTCGCCGTGGAGGCCGCAAGCGCCCCGTGCCCAAGGGTGCCACCTACGGCAAGCCCGTCCACCATGGTGTCAATCAGATCAAGTTCGCCCGCAGCCTCCAGTCCACTGCTGAG GAGCGTGCTGGCCGTCACTGTGGAGGCCTGAGGGTGCTGGCCTCCTACTGGGTAGGAGAGGACTCCACCTACAAGTTCTTCGAGGTGATCCTGATCGACACCTTCCACAAGACTATCAGACGCAACCCCGACACCCAATGGATCACCAGGCCTGTGCACAAGCACAGGGAGATGCGAGGCCTGACGTCCGCGGGCAAGAAGAGCCGCGGCCTGGGCAAGGGCCACAAGTTCCATCTGACCATGGGTGGTTCCCGCCGGGCAGCCTGGAAGAGACGCAATACCCTGCAGCTGCACCGCTACCGCTAG
- the LOC135549793 gene encoding NF-kappa-B inhibitor-interacting Ras-like protein 1, whose translation MGKGCKVVVCGLASVGKTAILEQLLYGNHAVGSESTETQEDVYVASVETDRGVKEQLRLYDTRGLHDGLDLPKHYYSVADGFVLVYSVDSLESFKRVDVLKKEIDKSRDKKEVMVIVLGNKTDLRERRQVEQEAAQQWARGEKVKLWEVSVTERNSLIEPFTMLTSRLTQPQSKSAFPLPGRKSKGTASNDI comes from the exons ATGGGGAAAGGTTGCAAAGTTGTGGTGTGTGGTTTGGCATCTGTAGGAAAAACAGCCATTCTTGAACAGCTGTTGTATGGCAATCACGCTGTTG GTTCAGAGTCCACTGAGACCCAGGAGGATGTGTATGTGGCATCGGTGGAAACGGATCGTGGCGTAAAGGAACAGTTACGTCTCTATGACACCAGGGGGCTCCACGACGGCCTGGACCTTCCCAAGCACTACTACTCTGTGGCAGACGGCTTTGTGCTGGTCTACAGTGTGGACAGCCTGGAGTCCTTTAAGAGGGTGGACGTCCTCAAGAAGGAAATAGACAAGTCCAGAGACAAGAAAGAG GTGATGGTGATCGTGTTAGGGAACAAGACAGACCTGCGTGAGCGTCGTCAGGTGGAGCAGGAGGCAGCGCAGCAGTGGGCGCGGGGGGAGAAGGTCAAGCTCTGGGAGGTCAGCGTTACTGAGAGGAACTCTCTCATCGAACCCTTCACCATGCTCACCAGCCGCCTCACACAGCCTCAGAGCAAGTCTGCCTTCCCTCTTCCAGGACGCAAGAGCAAGGGCACGGCGTCCAACGACATATGA